The nucleotide sequence TCAGTTTGTCGCACTCCCCGATTTCGAGGCCCTGCGTGAGCCGCTGCGCAATATGTGCGTGGCGCTGGACGTGCGGGGCATCATCCTGCTCGCCGCCGAGGGCATCAACGGGACCGTGGCCGGCCGCGAAGTCTCCATCGATGCCCTGATGAACCAGCTGCAAAACGGCGCCTTGTTCAATGGCCGCCTGAACAACCTGGAACTGAAATTCTCGGCCGCCTCCGACATGCCGTTCAACCGGATGAAGGTCCGGCTGAAAAAGGAGATTGTTCGGCTGGGCGATCCGGAGACCGATCCGAACGCCAAGGTCGGCATCTATGTGGATGCGGCGGACTGGAACGCGCTCATTAAACAGGACGATGTGCTGCTGCTCGATACCCGCAACGCTTTCGAAGTCGAGATGGGCACGTTCGATGGCGCGCTCGATCCAAAGATTTCCCGTTTCGGTGAGTTTCCCGATTTCGCGGGGCGGGCGCTCGACCCAGGCAAGCACAAGAAAATTGCGATGTTCTGCACTGGCGGGATCCGCTGCGAAAAGGCCAGTTCCTACCTGCTGTCGCAGGGGTTTGAGGAGGTTTACCATCTCAAAGGCGGCATCCTGAAATATCTCGAAGACGTCCCGCAGGAGCAAAGCCTGTGGCGCGGCGAATGCTTCGTGTTCGACCAGCGCATCGCGCTCGGCCACGGACTGAGCGAACGTCAGGTGCGCGGTGACGGCGCGGATCATACCGACGCAACCGAGATCGAAATGAGCGAGCAGGCCGATGACTGAGACCCCCTCACCCGCAGTACGGATCGACGCGCTGGAAATCCGGATCGCGTATCTGGACGAGACTATCGAAGCCCTGAACAACACCATCACCGCGCAGTGGAAGCAGATCGATGCCCTGAGCCGTGAGATGCTTAGTCTGCGCGAACGGCTCGAAGACGCCGAGATGAAATCGGGCGCGGGCACCACGAACGAGCCGCCGCCGCATTACTGAGCAGTGTCACAACTGTGACAACCAGGGCCTGCTGACAATTCATGGTCCTGGCCGTGGGCGTCCGCAAAAAAATTGGTAATTCCAGCGCGGGCATGTATCGTCCCCTCAAGGAAATGGGGAGGACATCAATGCGTAAGATTGCAATTTTCACAGCCACCGCAGCCGCGCTGCTGGCGACGCCGGCATCCGCGCAGGATCTCAAGATCGCGCTGATTTACGGCAAGACCGGGCCGCTGGAGGCCTATGCCAAGCAGACCGAAAACGGCCTGCGCATGGGTCTGGAATACGCCACCAAGAACACCATGATGATCGATGGCCGCAAGATTGTCCTCATTACCAAGGACGATCAGGGCAAGCCTGACCTCGCCAAGGCGGCACTGGCTGAAGCCTATCAGGACGACAAGGTCGATCTCGCTATCGGCACGACAGCTTCGGGCGCAGCGCTGGCCATGCTGCCGGTCGCCGAAGAGAACAAGAAAGTGCTGATCGTCGAGCCGGCGGTTGCCGACGCCATCACTGGCGAAAAGTGGAATCGCTACATCTTCCGCACCGGCCGCAACTCGTCGCAGGACGCGATCTCCAACGCGGTCGCCATCGGCAAGCAGGGCGTGACCATCGCCACCCTCGGTCAGGACAATGCCTTCGGCCGGGACGGCGTCGCCGCATTCAAGGCGGCGCTCTCCAAGACCGGCGCAACGCTGGCGGCGGAAGAATACGTTCCGCCCGCAACCACCGACTTCACCGCCGCAGGCCAGCGCCTGTTCGACGCACTGAAGGACAAGCCGGGCCGCAAGATCATCTGGGTGATCTGGGCCGGCGGCGGCGACCCGCTGACCAAGATCCAGGACATGGACCCGAAGCGCTACAGCATCGAGCTCTCCACCGGCGGCAACATCCTGCCCGCGCTCGCCGCCTACAAGCGGCTACCCGGCATGGAAGGCGCCACCTATTACTACTACGGCATCCCGAAGAACCCGATCAACGAGTGGCTCGTGACCGAGCACCAGAAGCGCTTCAACGCGCCGCCGGACTTCTTCACGGCGGGCGGCTTTGCCGCAGCGATGGCAGCGGTGACGGCGGTGCAGAAGGCCAAGTCGACCGACACCGAGAAGCTGATCGCGGCGATGGAAGGCATGGAGTTCGATACGCCGAAGGGCAAGATGATGTTCCGCAAGGAGGACCATCAGGCGCTGCAGAGCATGTATCACTTCCGCGTCAAGGTCGACCCGAACCTCGCCTGGGCCGACAACGAGCTGGTGCGCGAGTTGAAGATCGAGGACATGCAGATCCCGATCAAGAACAAGCGGTAAGAAGCACATCGTCATTGCGAGCGAAGCGAAGCAATCCAGAACCTTCTCGGACTGGATTGCTTCGTCGCTGTCGCTCCTCGCAATGACAAGATAGAAGTCGTCAGACATGACCCTCACCCTAGAAACCCGCGATCTGACCATCCGTTTTGGCGGCCACGTCGCCGTCAACAAGGTGAGTTGCACGTTCCGTCCCGGTGAACTGACGGCCATTGTCGGCCCCAACGGCGCCGGCAAGACCACCTATTTCAACCTGATCTCCGGACAGCTTCGGCCCTCAGCCGGCGATGTCCTGCTCGCGGGCGAGAACATCACCGGCCTTACCGCGCCGTTGCGCACCCGCAAGGGCCTCGGCCGCGCCTTTCAGCTCACCAATCTTTTCCCGAACCTGAGCGTCGAGGAAAACGTACGACTCGCCGTGCAGGCTGCCTCCGGCGTGCACTATGAGATGCTGCGCCCTTGGATGAAGCGCCGCGATCTGATCGAACGCGCCGATGCCATTCTCGACAGTATCGCGCTCGGCAATCGCCGCGCGGTCGCAGCAGCCGCGCTCTCACATGGCGACCAGCGCAAGCTGGAGGTCGCATTGATGA is from Afipia massiliensis and encodes:
- a CDS encoding ABC transporter ATP-binding protein, with the protein product MTLTLETRDLTIRFGGHVAVNKVSCTFRPGELTAIVGPNGAGKTTYFNLISGQLRPSAGDVLLAGENITGLTAPLRTRKGLGRAFQLTNLFPNLSVEENVRLAVQAASGVHYEMLRPWMKRRDLIERADAILDSIALGNRRAVAAAALSHGDQRKLEVALMMALEPKVFMFDEPTAGMSVDEVPVVLDLIGRLKQDQSKIILLVEHKMDVVRSLADRIIVLHNGQLVADGKPAEVIASPIVQEAYLGIAPGKTAA
- a CDS encoding rhodanese-related sulfurtransferase codes for the protein MSYKVAAFYQFVALPDFEALREPLRNMCVALDVRGIILLAAEGINGTVAGREVSIDALMNQLQNGALFNGRLNNLELKFSAASDMPFNRMKVRLKKEIVRLGDPETDPNAKVGIYVDAADWNALIKQDDVLLLDTRNAFEVEMGTFDGALDPKISRFGEFPDFAGRALDPGKHKKIAMFCTGGIRCEKASSYLLSQGFEEVYHLKGGILKYLEDVPQEQSLWRGECFVFDQRIALGHGLSERQVRGDGADHTDATEIEMSEQADD
- a CDS encoding SlyX family protein; this encodes MTETPSPAVRIDALEIRIAYLDETIEALNNTITAQWKQIDALSREMLSLRERLEDAEMKSGAGTTNEPPPHY
- a CDS encoding substrate-binding domain-containing protein gives rise to the protein MRKIAIFTATAAALLATPASAQDLKIALIYGKTGPLEAYAKQTENGLRMGLEYATKNTMMIDGRKIVLITKDDQGKPDLAKAALAEAYQDDKVDLAIGTTASGAALAMLPVAEENKKVLIVEPAVADAITGEKWNRYIFRTGRNSSQDAISNAVAIGKQGVTIATLGQDNAFGRDGVAAFKAALSKTGATLAAEEYVPPATTDFTAAGQRLFDALKDKPGRKIIWVIWAGGGDPLTKIQDMDPKRYSIELSTGGNILPALAAYKRLPGMEGATYYYYGIPKNPINEWLVTEHQKRFNAPPDFFTAGGFAAAMAAVTAVQKAKSTDTEKLIAAMEGMEFDTPKGKMMFRKEDHQALQSMYHFRVKVDPNLAWADNELVRELKIEDMQIPIKNKR